The segment GAGACTCTCAAGATAAAGGGAGATACTCTCAAGATAAAGGGAGATACTCCCAAGAAAAAGGGAGATACTCCCAAGAAAAAGGGAGATACTCTCAAGATAAAGGGAGATACTCCCAAGATAAAGGGAGATACTCTCAAGATAAAGGGAGATACTCTCAAGATAAAGGGAGATACTCTATGCTTCTAGAGAAAATCTAATTCTAAGTCaagtatttgtatttaaatCAATTGAAAGTATTAAACAAACTTTCACTACATACGTAAGTATAAAGTTATGCTACATTTACAGAATTAGACGTGAAGTTGCTAAATCTAAAATTATTcagatttttaaacaaatattaactTCAATGATATCTTGAATTTGTTTGAGATACATAGAAATGTTTGACAGATAGACCGATATGGATCATCAATCTTCTGATAAGGTAACTTCCTCACATCTTCTGTTCAGTACACCACAAAATTTGTCAAAACTGAAGTCCGCTTCTTgtgtatctttctttctctttctctctctctctttatttctctttttatcgctcttttttcttattcttttaggctctctttctctctctttgtctatcttttctctttctttctttctctcttttttcgttctctttctctctctctttttctctttttctttctctcttctttctcttcctttctttctctctctcttttttctcttacCTTCTCTTTCAttcactgtctctctttttctctctttctttctctttctctttccctctcttttcctctctcttcctcttttttctctctttctctctcttgcttgGGCGTGGCTTGGCAACCATTGAAGGGGGTTCGagacccgactcgagcagagtttactattcattaaaatgtatacataatCAAAACTATTCATATAATTATTGAaatgatatttatttgtattattttaaatcaattatgtttttttttaattcatgaaGTTATGAAAAGAAATAGTTGCAGTTACAGCTAACAACaacaattttaacaaaaatgacTTTAACCAGCCAAAGTGAGGCATTATCAGACTTAAATCCGACCCTAAATGAAACATCTATTACAGTGACACAGCAAGTTCTGAGCGACTACGAAGCGCAGATGTTTCTATTGGTGGTCAGAATCTCCTGCTGCTCCATCATCGGTCTCTTCGGCATGGTCAGTAACGTCATAAATCTCTACGTCTTCGTCAAACAAGGATTAAATACGTCCATAAACATCAGTTTCTTCGCCATGGCCATCTCAGATCTGATCCGTATCGTCACAGTTCAGTGGATGAACTTCTGCTCTCTTCCCAATATTGATACGCTGGGAATTCCTTGGGTGTTTTCAGACATTCGTTACCTGAGTGCCAGTTGGCCGACCGGCTGCGCCAACCGCATCACCTTGTTCATCACAGCGTACATCACCGCTGAGCGATTCCTCTGCATCGTGTTCCCTCTGAAGATTAAGAAGATGATAAAACCGTCGAGGACCGTATTGATTTTACTGGCGATCGATGTGGTCAATACGTTGGGACTTGTCCCGGAATACGCCTCGGTCTACTACGAATGGAAATTCTACCCGGCCAAAAACAAGACTCTTCTGGGGATGGCGTTCAGAAGCAACAGGTCGAGTACTCAAGGCGTCACTTTCAGCATACACGCAGCTCTTCTGACCATCGCCCTCGTCGCTGTCATCGTCTTCACCATTGTTCTGGTCATCCAACTCAAGAGCAAATCTCAGTGGAGGAAAGATAACACGGGCAATAAAAGCCAGATGGAGTCCATGTCAAGCAGGGACAAGAAAACAGTCAAACTGGTCATACTCATAGCTGTGGTCATGGCCTTTTGTTATACGCCCGCTGTAGTTTTATCCCTCGTCTCATCCTTCATCCCTGACTTTGGGGTCGGTGGTCGTCAGGCCAATTTGTTTCATTCCACTTGGTCATTCGCTTACCTGACAGGCATCATCAACGCCAGCGTTAACATCTTTATCTACTACAAGCTAAGCTCCAAGTATAAGAGCACCTTTAAGGAATTGTTTGGTTTAACATCTCAGACAAAGCAATAACATCTATATCGCTCAATATATCaggggcgcagtggctgagtggttaagagcttggtttccgaacctggggtcctgggttcgaatctcggtgtagactaggattttgaattatGTGATTattagggcgcccctgaatccacccaactctaatgggtacctgatgttAGTTGGTAAAAGTAatggcggtcggtcgttgtgctgaccacatgacaccctgctcgttaaccgttggccaaagaaacagatgaccataaaacattatctgccctatagatagcaaggtaaaaaggcaggtttcaatattttcagcacgaATACTAGAAGCTATGAACTGTAAACTATCAAGAACCACAACCCTATGTAAACTATCAAGAACCACAACCCTAGCCCCAAATATACACAAAGAACGCCGATACGTGACCTggactaactgatgttattgaattgTCAGGCCGATACGGCTGAAGGTGACCTGGACTAACAGATGTTTTTGAATTGTCAGACCGATACGGCTGAACGTGACCTggactaactgatgttattgaattgTCAGACCGATACGGCTGAACATGACCTggactaactgatgttattgaattgTCAGACCGATACGGCTGAACATGACCTggactaactgatgttattgaattgTCAGGCCGATACGGCTGAACGTGACCTGGACTAACTGATGTTTTTGAATTGTCAGACCAATACGGCTGAACGTGACCTggactaactgatgttattgaattgTCAGACCAATACGGCTGAACGTGACTTggactaactgatgttattgaattgTCAGACCGATACGGCTGAACATGACCTggactaactgatgttattgaattgTCAGGCCGATACGGCTGAACGTGACCTGGACTAACTGATGTTTTTGAATTGTCAGACCAATACGGCTGAACGTGACCTggactaactgatgttattgaattgTCAGACCAATACGGCTGAACGTGACTTGGACTAACTGATGCTATTGAATTGTCAGACCAATACGGCTGAACGTGACCTggactaactgatgttattgaaatgTCAGACCGATACGGCTGAACGTGACCTggactaactgatgttattgaattgTCAGACCGATACGGCTGAACGTGACCTggactaactgatgttattgaattgTCAGGCCGATACGGCTGAACGTGACCTggactaactgatgttattgaattgTCAGGCCGATACGGCTGAACGTGACCTggactaactgatgttattgaattgTCAGGCCGATACGGCTGAACGTGACCGGGACTAACTGATGTTTTTGAATTGTCAGACCGATACGGCTGAACATGACCTGGACTAACTGATGTTTTTGAATTGTCAGGCCGATACGGCTGAACGTGACCTggactaactgatgttattgaattgTCAGGCCGATACGGCTGAACGTGACCTggactaactgatgttattgaattgTCAGACCGATACGGCTGAACGTGACCTGGACTAACTGATGTTTTTGAATTGTCAGACCGATACGGCTGAACGTGACCGGcactaactgatgttattgaattgTCAGGCCGATACGGCTGAACGTGACCTAGACTAAGTGATGGTATTGAATTGTCAGACTGATACGGCTGAACGTGACCTGGACTAACTGATGGTATTGAATTGTCAGACCGATACGGCTGAACATGACCGggactaactgatgttattgaattgTCAGGCCGATACGGCTGAACGTGACCTGGACTAACTGATGTTTTTGAATTGTCAGACCGATACGGCTGAACGTGACCTGGACTAACTGATGTTTTTGAATTGTCAGACCGATACGGCTGAACGTGACCTggactaactgatgttattgaattgTCAGACCGATACGGCTGAACGTGACCTGGACTAACTGATGTTTTTGAATTGTCAGACCGATACGGCTGAACGTGACCTGGACTAACTGATGTTTTTGAATTGTCAGACCGATACGGCTGAACGTGACCTGGACTAACTGATGTTTTTGAATTGTCAGACCGATACGGCTGAACGTGACCTGGACTAACTGATGTTTTTGAATTGTCAGACCGATACGGCTGAACGTGACCTGGACTAACTGATGTTTTTGAATTGTCAGACCGATACGGCTGAAAGTGACCTGGACTAACTGATGTTTTTGAATGATTGGATGGTTTTGTAAAGTGCCAATCTCTCATTTAAGGCATCAAGGAAGAAGCGTTCCCTTtgttaatacaaataaatgtatatgttATTACATTGTGAATAACACTgtttattaaatgttgttttaaaatatattccacttatatacatacaaaatgcttttttttttcctcgttaagacaaaattaaactcattatataaaatgtaagtaacttttataacagaaaacaaattagtaataaaacaatttttttataatagaattTTGTCCTGTAGAAGGTTTGGACAAGGCAGTAAaggaaggaacatccgaaacatgtaaaacattttagaaaaacattttacaaaaacattttacaaaaacgttttagaaaaacattttacaaaaacattttagaaaaacattttagaaaaacattttacaaaaacattttacaaaaacattttagaaaaacattttacaaaaacattttacaaaaacattttagaaaaacattttacaaaaacattttacaaaaacattttacaaaaacattttacaaaaacattttacaaaaacattttacaaaaacattttacaaaaacattttgcaaCTCGTTGGGCCGCCATCAAATGGGCAGACAGTGTCGTCGCCTAATGGATTGCTTTAAGTGACAGCAAAGtcaataaaagaatttaaaatattctCTTTTAAAAAGGGACCCACGTATTAACTATCAGTTCATCAGCAGTATCCCTATAAACATCCAAGAgaatatgttttattgtttgttgtttgtggAATTTGTTTCtccagggaaaaaaaagatcattgaGCCCTATTCAGGTTTCCTATAGGTCGACGGGGTGTCGTTGAaggttgttgacttgtagcccCAAACTGCTGGTAAGCAACTAAACCGCTGCAGGCTTCaaataacttccttgtgaactATGCTAAATATAACGCtatctattatataaagcagacagtaaggcgtatgtatgcattttatgtacgtatgtatgtatgtatgtatgtttgtacgTATGTAtcctatatatgtatgtatatatgtgtgtgtgtgtgtgtatgtattgttgtaactctctaaggcaggcactcaacgaaagacaggttgacaa is part of the Biomphalaria glabrata chromosome 2, xgBioGlab47.1, whole genome shotgun sequence genome and harbors:
- the LOC106079065 gene encoding growth hormone secretagogue receptor type 1-like, which encodes MTLTSQSEALSDLNPTLNETSITVTQQVLSDYEAQMFLLVVRISCCSIIGLFGMVSNVINLYVFVKQGLNTSINISFFAMAISDLIRIVTVQWMNFCSLPNIDTLGIPWVFSDIRYLSASWPTGCANRITLFITAYITAERFLCIVFPLKIKKMIKPSRTVLILLAIDVVNTLGLVPEYASVYYEWKFYPAKNKTLLGMAFRSNRSSTQGVTFSIHAALLTIALVAVIVFTIVLVIQLKSKSQWRKDNTGNKSQMESMSSRDKKTVKLVILIAVVMAFCYTPAVVLSLVSSFIPDFGVGGRQANLFHSTWSFAYLTGIINASVNIFIYYKLSSKYKSTFKELFGLTSQTKQ